The following proteins are encoded in a genomic region of Cryptomeria japonica chromosome 11, Sugi_1.0, whole genome shotgun sequence:
- the LOC131051331 gene encoding uncharacterized protein LOC131051331 isoform X2: MMEWVSNRKIFAFVACRDFPHPRHLCVKFPFKNTPHEKYCEKCHCYVCDKPAPCLFWGKENPDKDHCHSSDKEEKWKRQRTFYKMRDCKEPPRTLQRSFNTILTLTATRTTVPVSRSNQANAGAVSPLQLNPNMDQQRSLYPTTIRNCAANKEVTPSRYTKHVANQNPRVGRSRSRFTSPYRRDPLNLGSIGHGGYVRGSNGSRFSADDLQRQRNCFNTFVTNNNRPNPLDACSITQTQSINIHSSEQIHANDMLQRNVSCPQTSVLDDMSKLWDFLLGADIEESGTIQNDSSSDLSLNITLNPSSSSNSNATNVTMQPNPSTESLASCVDSNHELQLLPQSSFSVGVSTAAENIVQWPHTQNPSSTATEQSAEPASYFNYDWLHETAYPPLNPVIDPWPQFVSEVTSTGHTWNYVASQPSTKINESGVSVNISDQNPIKHNNAETGILAAQPQQAEWAIPQVPYPDISNTAGQICSDHSFATSSSSAPALYVDLNNSWETLAMRQNPSSYFECT; encoded by the exons ATGATGGAATGGGTTTCAAATCGGAAAATATTTGCTTTT GTTGCATGTAGGGACTTTCCTCACCCACGGCATCTTTGTGTGAAGTTTCCATTCAAAAACACTCCTCATGAGAAGTATTGTGAAAAG TGCCACTGTTATGTATGTGATAAGCCTGCTCCATGTTTGTTTTGGGGCAAAGAGAATCCTGATAAGGATCACTGTCactcatcagacaaagaagaaaagtgGAAAAGACAAAGGACTTTCTACAAGATGCGTGATTGTAAAGAGCCACCCAGAACTTTACAGCGCTCTTTCAATACCATACTCACATTAACTGCAACGAGGACCACAGTTCCTGTAAGCCGAAGCAATCAAGCAAATGCAGGGGCAGTGTCACCTCTTCAGCTGAATCCTAACATGGATCAACAGAGATCTTTGTATCCTACAACTATTAGAAACTGTGCTGCTAATAAGGAAGTGACACCTTCCCGCTATACTAAGCATGTGGCCAACCAGAATCCAAGAGTTGGCCGGAGTAGAAGCAGATTTACAAGCCCTTACCGGAGAGATCCATTAAATTTAGGCTCTATTGGGCATGGAGGCTATGTCAGAGGATCAAATGGAAGTCGATTTTCTGCAGATGATTTGCAGAGACAGAGAAATTGCTTCAATACATTTGTTACAAACAATAACAGGCCAAACCCTCTGGATGCCTGTTCTATTACTCAAACACAATCAATAAACATCCATTCTAGTGAACAGATACATGCCAATGATATGCTACAAAGAAATGTCAGTTGTCCTCAAACCTCTGTACTTGATGACATGAGTAAGCTGTGGGATTTCCTGCTGGGTGCTGATATAGAGGAAAGCGGCACAATTCAGAATGATTCTTCTAGTGATTTGAGTCTCAATATTACATTAAACCCTTCTAGTTCTAGcaattcaaatgcaacaaatgtCACAATGCAACCTAATCCATCCACAGAATCATTGGCTTCTTGTGTTGATTCAAACCATGAGCTTCAATTATTACCACAATCTAGTTTTTCTGTGGGAGTTTCTACCGCAGCTGAGAATATTGTTCAATGGCCGCACACTCAAAATCCTAGTTCAACTGCTACAGAGCAGAGCGCAGAACCTGCCTCTTACTTCAATTATGACTGGCTTCATGAAACTGCATATCCACCACTGAATCCTGTAATTGATCCATGGCCTCAATTTGTAAGTGAAGTGACATCCACAGGTCACACCTGGAATTATGTTGCTTCTCAGCCTTCTACTAAAATCAACGAATCTGGAGTCTCGGTGAACATAAGTGACCAGAATCCAATCAAACATAATAATGCTGAAACAGGCATTCTTGCTGCACAACCACAACAGGCAGAGTGGGCAATTCCTCAGGTACCCTATCCAGATATAAGTAATACTGCAGGGCAAATTTGTTCTGATCACAGTTTTGCTACATCCTCATCATCAGCTCCTGCATTATATGTTGATCTGAACAACTCATGGGAGACATTGGCAATGAGGCAAAATCCGAGTTCCTACTTTGAATGCACTTGA